A window of the Candidatus Nanoarchaeia archaeon genome harbors these coding sequences:
- a CDS encoding plasmid pRiA4b ORF-3 family protein — MTKILQLNISLEGITPKIWRRFLVKENITFQELHDTIQIVMGWDDYHMFEFQINDVCISAEEEGHNLAESSFKKLYQSPEFIKMLEQTKLKNGFASLDVDKINKILKEQEKNKKTVAYKLKSKISALINSEKQRFNYVYDFGDNWEHTLIVEKILYSADALFIPFCLGGERACPPEDCGSVPGYYELQKIKKNKNNKEYKERIVEWLGEDFDFDHFGLDETNKELQRLVKIDGRARYGVLK, encoded by the coding sequence ATGACAAAAATACTCCAACTAAACATATCATTAGAAGGCATAACGCCAAAAATCTGGAGAAGATTTTTAGTAAAAGAAAATATCACCTTTCAGGAACTGCACGACACTATTCAGATAGTTATGGGCTGGGATGACTATCATATGTTCGAGTTTCAGATAAATGACGTTTGCATTTCAGCAGAGGAAGAAGGGCATAATCTGGCTGAGTCCAGCTTCAAAAAATTATATCAGTCGCCTGAGTTTATTAAGATGCTTGAGCAAACAAAGCTGAAAAATGGCTTTGCATCCTTAGACGTTGATAAAATCAATAAGATCCTAAAAGAGCAAGAAAAAAACAAAAAGACTGTCGCCTACAAGCTAAAATCCAAGATAAGTGCCTTGATTAATTCAGAGAAGCAAAGATTCAATTACGTATACGATTTCGGCGATAATTGGGAACATACACTCATTGTTGAAAAGATTCTATATTCTGCTGATGCTCTATTTATCCCTTTTTGCTTAGGTGGCGAGAGGGCTTGTCCTCCTGAAGATTGTGGAAGCGTTCCAGGATATTATGAGCTGCAAAAAATCAAGAAGAATAAAAATAATAAGGAATACAAAGAGAGAATTGTCGAATGGCTTGGAGAGGATTTCGACTTCGACCATTTTGGCCTTGATGAAACAAACAAAGAGCTTCAGAGGTTGGTCAAAATTGACGGAAGGGCAAGATACGGGGTGCTAAAATGA
- a CDS encoding 2Fe-2S iron-sulfur cluster-binding protein produces the protein MAKLVFLSSNQEKEVADGGPIKEALEEAGVPFGCKDGICGTCMLEIEEGMENLSEKNEKEMDLVGDDAKMRLGCQCRIKKGVVKIQGY, from the coding sequence ATGGCTAAACTTGTTTTTTTATCAAGCAACCAGGAGAAAGAGGTTGCGGACGGAGGGCCGATCAAGGAAGCTCTTGAGGAAGCAGGAGTTCCATTCGGCTGCAAGGACGGGATCTGCGGAACCTGCATGCTGGAAATTGAAGAAGGCATGGAGAACCTTTCTGAGAAAAATGAAAAAGAGATGGATTTGGTTGGGGATGATGCGAAGATGAGGCTGGGGTGCCAGTGCAGGATCAAGAAAGGCGTTGTGAAGATTCAGGGGTATTAG
- the guaA gene encoding glutamine-hydrolyzing GMP synthase — protein sequence MIRIIDCGSQYTQNIARRVREHKVYAEIVPFHTIPSEIFKSDLEGIIISGGQYSVYEKGSPLYPKEILESPVPILGICYGQQSIAYLLGGKVEQTSNKEYGKTTLNVLAESPLFSSLPETQFTVWMSHGDVVTEAPSGFQIVAKSAAGHVASMQNTHRNIYAVQFHPEVDHTTYGRKILDNFLKICNAQRTWNSAKQYEMIVEAISRQVEGKHGIGAVSGGVDSTTAAVLMNRIAGKSFYPIFVDTGLLRLNEAEEVKQRLGKLGIGLYFVDASQRFLSKLNSPSSFSPVVDSDKKRKIIGTTFIRVFEEESRKIEQREGIKIDYLLQGTLYPDVIESVAVHGSSSTIKRHHNVGGLPEDLRHQLVEPFRDLFKDEVRKIALEELGIPEEVVWQHPFPGPGLAVRIIGAVTPEKLDIVRKADAIFMEELNQRGLCRKVSQAFAGVLDSKAVGVKGDKHVHEAIVALRAIVTRDFMTADAYPFELDDLQAISTRIMNEVPGVCRVFYDTSQKPPATVEWE from the coding sequence ATGATCCGAATCATCGACTGCGGAAGCCAGTACACCCAAAACATTGCAAGAAGGGTGAGAGAGCATAAAGTATATGCAGAGATTGTTCCTTTCCATACCATTCCTTCTGAGATCTTCAAGTCAGATCTTGAGGGCATTATCATCTCAGGAGGCCAGTACAGCGTGTATGAAAAGGGCAGCCCGCTTTATCCAAAAGAGATCCTGGAAAGCCCTGTTCCAATCCTAGGCATCTGCTATGGCCAGCAGTCGATTGCTTATCTACTGGGGGGGAAGGTGGAGCAGACCAGCAACAAGGAATATGGCAAGACAACACTCAATGTTCTTGCCGAAAGCCCACTCTTCAGCTCCCTGCCTGAAACACAGTTCACTGTCTGGATGAGCCATGGCGATGTTGTTACAGAAGCTCCTTCTGGTTTCCAGATTGTTGCCAAGTCAGCAGCAGGCCATGTCGCCTCAATGCAGAATACACACAGAAATATCTACGCAGTCCAGTTCCATCCAGAGGTTGACCATACCACCTATGGAAGGAAGATCCTTGACAATTTCCTGAAGATATGCAATGCCCAAAGAACCTGGAATTCTGCAAAACAATATGAAATGATTGTTGAAGCCATTTCCAGGCAGGTTGAAGGAAAACACGGGATAGGGGCGGTGAGCGGCGGGGTTGACTCGACAACAGCCGCTGTCCTTATGAATAGGATTGCAGGAAAAAGCTTCTATCCTATTTTTGTTGATACTGGATTGTTGAGGCTTAATGAAGCAGAGGAAGTAAAGCAAAGGCTTGGCAAGCTTGGGATTGGCCTCTATTTTGTGGATGCTTCCCAAAGATTTCTCAGTAAGCTGAACTCTCCGTCAAGCTTCAGCCCGGTTGTTGATTCTGATAAAAAGAGGAAGATCATTGGCACTACGTTCATCCGGGTTTTTGAAGAAGAATCTCGGAAAATCGAACAGCGCGAAGGCATCAAGATAGACTATCTTCTCCAGGGTACTCTCTACCCTGATGTGATCGAGAGCGTTGCTGTTCATGGCTCTTCTTCGACGATAAAACGCCATCATAATGTCGGGGGATTGCCTGAAGACCTGAGGCATCAGCTTGTTGAGCCTTTCCGGGATCTCTTCAAGGATGAAGTGAGGAAGATCGCTCTTGAGGAACTTGGCATCCCTGAAGAGGTTGTCTGGCAGCATCCATTTCCAGGCCCCGGGCTTGCAGTCCGCATCATTGGGGCAGTTACGCCTGAAAAGCTCGATATCGTGAGAAAAGCAGATGCGATTTTTATGGAAGAATTAAACCAAAGAGGATTATGCAGAAAGGTAAGCCAGGCATTTGCAGGAGTCCTTGATTCAAAGGCTGTCGGAGTCAAGGGGGATAAACATGTCCATGAGGCAATTGTGGCGTTGAGGGCCATTGTTACCCGTGATTTCATGACTGCTGATGCCTATCCTTTTGAGCTGGATGATCTGCAGGCGATCTCTACCCGAATCATGAACGAGGTTCCAGGTGTCTGCCGTGTTTTTTATGACACCTCGCAGAAGCCTCCTGCAACGGTAGAGTGGGAGTGA
- a CDS encoding helix-turn-helix domain-containing protein: MTDITATLHRLGLEEQEVKTYLALLDLGESPAAKLAERTGLGRVHMYQIVNRLIGRGLASYILKNNVKYFSASDPGTLLTDIQQKAQDLKKILPELKARQKRLIPETKVEIYRGREGIHTILKMILKDEKAYFILGGAQEACSIFELENTVFVKHAEKLKLPGKILGRKKDEFFIGKNEEYRFIPEHLISSTTMMVWHDKTAIFVWSEPYYAILIENEGITKTNLATFRYLWSIAEKPGKDDRKKRLLT, from the coding sequence ATGACTGATATAACTGCCACCTTACATAGATTAGGGCTTGAAGAACAGGAAGTTAAAACGTATCTTGCTCTTTTGGACTTGGGAGAGTCTCCTGCTGCGAAATTAGCCGAAAGAACGGGGTTAGGCAGGGTGCATATGTACCAGATTGTCAATAGACTGATTGGAAGAGGCCTGGCTTCTTATATACTCAAAAACAACGTCAAATATTTCTCCGCATCAGATCCTGGAACTCTCCTTACAGATATCCAACAAAAAGCGCAGGATTTGAAAAAGATTCTTCCTGAACTTAAAGCGAGGCAAAAAAGATTAATTCCAGAAACAAAAGTTGAAATTTACCGCGGCAGAGAGGGAATACATACAATTCTCAAGATGATTCTCAAAGATGAAAAGGCATATTTTATTCTTGGCGGAGCACAAGAGGCATGTTCTATCTTTGAATTAGAGAATACTGTCTTTGTTAAACATGCAGAAAAACTAAAATTGCCTGGAAAGATACTAGGAAGAAAAAAGGATGAATTCTTTATAGGAAAGAATGAAGAGTATCGGTTTATTCCAGAGCATTTGATATCCTCAACGACGATGATGGTATGGCATGATAAAACTGCAATCTTTGTATGGTCAGAGCCGTACTATGCGATACTTATAGAGAATGAGGGAATAACAAAAACGAATTTAGCTACATTTAGGTATTTATGGAGCATTGCAGAAAAGCCAGGGAAAGACGATAGAAAGAAGAGGCTCCTGACCTAA
- a CDS encoding iron-sulfur cluster assembly accessory protein, whose amino-acid sequence MEQLHDQAKITRDLTIQEIFQLYPGKAQKLAQIMTSAGLHCIGCGASVFETIEEGVLGHGMSEEELDSLVKELNDEVQRTESVNDAVGITKHAAEKVKELSKKFKKEGWGIKVGLMKAGCSGYQYDIAFQEKAGKDDVAFESAGVNVFVDKHDLEKLNGSEIDWVDGLQGAGFKVNNPNVHHSCGCGSSVGF is encoded by the coding sequence ATGGAACAGCTCCACGATCAAGCAAAAATAACAAGGGACCTTACTATTCAGGAGATCTTCCAGTTGTATCCAGGGAAGGCGCAAAAATTAGCCCAGATCATGACTTCTGCAGGCCTGCACTGCATCGGCTGCGGAGCTTCTGTGTTTGAGACGATTGAAGAAGGAGTCTTAGGCCATGGGATGAGCGAAGAGGAGCTTGATTCTCTCGTGAAGGAATTGAATGATGAAGTGCAGCGGACAGAAAGCGTCAATGATGCCGTTGGCATTACGAAGCATGCAGCAGAAAAAGTCAAGGAGCTTTCAAAGAAGTTTAAGAAAGAAGGCTGGGGCATCAAGGTTGGCCTTATGAAAGCAGGCTGTTCAGGCTACCAGTATGATATTGCGTTCCAGGAAAAGGCCGGAAAGGATGATGTTGCCTTCGAATCCGCAGGCGTAAATGTATTTGTGGATAAGCATGATCTGGAGAAGCTGAACGGAAGCGAGATCGACTGGGTTGATGGCTTGCAGGGAGCAGGCTTCAAGGTCAACAACCCGAATGTGCACCACAGCTGCGGCTGCGGAAGCTCGGTTGGATTCTAA
- a CDS encoding PDDEXK nuclease domain-containing protein produces the protein MKKITNPKDKYPSLISDIGDLLEQGRTHAYHAVNEILVKTYWEIGKRIVEFEQYGKEKAEYGSALLENLSKDLRLMHGKGFSKSNLVYMRLFYLKYPKSETLSHQLSWSHYFELLKIEDDLERSFYEKQSITEKWSNRELKRQKNSALFKRLALSKDKKGIIQLSRKGQIIDDAKDLVKDPYVFEFLKLPEDYRYSEKELEQRIIDNLQMFLLELGKGFSFVGRQYRITLGNRHYYVDLVFYHRILKCFVLIDLKINEVNHADIGQMNTYLNYFKSEECSEGDNPPIGIVLAAEKEHIEIQYALGGLSNKLFVSKYQLYLPDKEELQKKLQNLLETKDE, from the coding sequence ATGAAAAAGATAACCAATCCAAAAGATAAATATCCTTCCTTAATCTCAGATATAGGCGATCTTTTGGAGCAAGGCAGAACGCACGCATATCATGCAGTGAATGAAATCCTTGTCAAAACATACTGGGAAATTGGAAAAAGGATTGTTGAATTTGAGCAGTATGGGAAGGAAAAGGCAGAGTATGGCTCTGCGCTTCTGGAAAACCTTTCCAAAGACTTGAGGTTAATGCATGGAAAAGGGTTTAGCAAGAGCAACCTTGTTTATATGAGGCTGTTTTATCTTAAATATCCAAAAAGTGAGACGCTGTCTCACCAATTGTCATGGAGCCATTATTTTGAGCTTTTAAAGATAGAAGATGATTTAGAGCGGTCATTTTATGAGAAGCAGAGCATTACTGAGAAATGGAGCAATAGAGAACTAAAAAGACAGAAAAATTCAGCTCTGTTCAAGCGCTTAGCATTGAGCAAGGATAAGAAAGGGATAATCCAATTATCGAGAAAAGGGCAGATTATTGATGACGCTAAAGACTTAGTAAAAGATCCTTATGTTTTTGAATTTCTGAAACTGCCCGAGGATTATCGCTACTCTGAAAAAGAGCTTGAGCAGAGAATTATTGATAATCTGCAAATGTTCCTGCTTGAACTTGGAAAAGGATTTTCATTTGTTGGCAGGCAATATAGGATTACCTTAGGCAACAGGCATTATTATGTGGACCTCGTGTTTTATCATAGAATCCTGAAATGCTTTGTTTTGATAGACTTGAAGATAAACGAAGTGAATCATGCGGATATCGGGCAGATGAATACCTATCTCAACTATTTCAAAAGCGAGGAATGCTCTGAAGGAGACAACCCTCCTATCGGAATTGTTCTTGCCGCTGAAAAAGAGCATATAGAAATCCAGTACGCGTTGGGAGGGCTATCCAATAAGCTATTTGTTTCAAAATATCAGCTATACCTTCCAGACAAAGAAGAGCTGCAAAAAAAACTGCAAAATCTGCTTGAGACTAAGGATGAATAG